One window from the genome of Aeromonas sp. FDAARGOS 1405 encodes:
- a CDS encoding glycosyltransferase family 2 protein — MEWIMIVFWLCAVLVVYHHVGYPLLLKFGGRQARKVANPPRPLDRGFKAEAADEALPTITLLMPVYNEAATIAAKLQNLASLDYPADKLWVHVHFDGCSDNSYPIALSQLGDPALQQLQIRLFDHPRNRGKVAVLNEAMTRVHSDLVALTDVSALLPIDSLLLAVAHFADPKVGVVGEAYRFWQPGSQGEESYWHYQSQIKLCESALGGMLGAHGAFYMMRRECLTPLAADTINDDFILPMQAIAKGYRAVYDNRCAALELEISDAALEATRRKRIGAGNTQQLLRLLPLLHPKFGWVAFNFASGKGLRVLMPLCLTLLWLCAIPLATQSLLFQLLLGLQLLGYLLVILIQLTPVHPWPNLFRKIHYLVLGHWYNGMGTLRYCLRAPIRFMSQEKAV; from the coding sequence ATGGAATGGATCATGATCGTGTTCTGGCTGTGTGCTGTACTGGTGGTCTACCACCATGTCGGCTATCCCCTGCTGCTCAAATTCGGTGGTCGGCAGGCACGCAAGGTAGCCAATCCGCCCCGCCCTCTGGATCGGGGATTCAAAGCAGAGGCCGCCGATGAGGCGCTGCCGACCATCACTTTGCTGATGCCGGTCTACAACGAGGCGGCGACCATCGCGGCCAAGCTGCAAAACCTCGCCAGCCTCGATTACCCCGCCGACAAGCTGTGGGTGCATGTGCATTTCGACGGCTGCAGCGACAACAGTTACCCCATAGCGCTAAGTCAGCTCGGTGATCCCGCCCTGCAGCAGTTGCAGATCAGGCTGTTTGATCACCCCCGCAATCGCGGCAAGGTCGCCGTGCTCAACGAGGCCATGACCCGGGTGCACAGCGATCTGGTGGCCCTCACCGATGTCTCGGCCCTGCTGCCCATCGACAGCCTGCTGCTGGCGGTCGCCCATTTTGCCGATCCCAAGGTAGGGGTGGTCGGGGAAGCATACCGCTTCTGGCAACCGGGCTCTCAGGGCGAGGAGAGTTACTGGCACTATCAAAGCCAGATCAAACTCTGCGAGTCGGCCCTTGGCGGCATGCTGGGGGCTCACGGGGCCTTTTACATGATGCGCCGGGAGTGCCTCACCCCGCTGGCTGCCGATACCATCAACGACGATTTCATCTTGCCGATGCAGGCCATCGCCAAGGGGTATCGAGCTGTCTATGACAATCGCTGCGCCGCACTGGAGCTGGAAATTTCGGATGCCGCGCTGGAGGCGACACGGCGCAAGCGGATCGGGGCCGGCAACACCCAGCAGCTGCTGCGGTTGCTGCCCCTGCTGCACCCCAAGTTCGGCTGGGTTGCCTTCAACTTTGCCAGTGGCAAGGGGCTGCGGGTGTTGATGCCGCTCTGCCTGACCCTGCTGTGGCTCTGCGCCATCCCGCTGGCCACCCAATCCCTGCTGTTTCAGTTGCTGCTGGGGCTGCAACTGCTGGGGTATCTGCTGGTCATCCTGATCCAGCTGACCCCTGTGCACCCCTGGCCCAATCTGTTTCGCAAGATCCACTATCTGGTACTCGGACACTGGTACAACGGCATGGGCACCCTGCGCTACTGCCTGCGCGCCCCCATACGTTTCATGTCACAGGAGAAAGCCGTATGA
- a CDS encoding glycosyltransferase, translating into MLSSTPSHRAHPHRGASAQPIVQPVMQPVVQIVQHLHPGGLETMVLNLTQASPADQPVHIISLEGRKGDVLRAWPALHPFAGNIHCLEKPAGWSLATLWRLTRLLRQLKPAAVHTHHLGPMLYGGLASRLAWVPTLVHTEHDAWYLDDPHQRTLALWGLRAFKPILVADATPVANQLLAKLGQLSPTVIPNGIDEQRFAPGAAALARQEMGLPQGVKLIGCAARLESVKGHTLLLEAIRALPQEVHLALAGVGSLQNALQQQCQQLGIAHRVHFLGLVENMPRFYQGLDLFCLPSLAEGMPLCVLEAQACGVPVVMSDVGAAREIVCQASGHILSERDPGRLAQLLAQGLLQCHSLRAVTREFVCQQSSLSRMAQAYQQLYSR; encoded by the coding sequence ATGTTGTCATCAACCCCGTCGCACAGAGCCCATCCCCACAGGGGCGCCAGCGCCCAGCCTATCGTTCAGCCTGTCATGCAACCTGTCGTACAAATCGTGCAGCACCTGCACCCCGGCGGGCTGGAGACCATGGTGCTCAACCTCACTCAGGCAAGCCCTGCCGATCAACCGGTGCATATCATCTCCCTCGAAGGGCGCAAAGGGGATGTGCTAAGGGCGTGGCCCGCCCTGCATCCCTTTGCTGGCAATATTCACTGTCTGGAAAAGCCCGCGGGCTGGTCGCTGGCAACCCTCTGGCGGCTCACTCGGCTGCTGCGCCAACTCAAGCCCGCCGCGGTACATACCCACCATCTGGGGCCCATGCTCTATGGCGGTCTGGCCAGTCGGCTGGCCTGGGTGCCCACCCTGGTACACACAGAGCACGATGCCTGGTATCTCGATGATCCCCATCAGCGCACGCTGGCCCTGTGGGGGCTGCGCGCCTTCAAACCCATTCTGGTGGCCGATGCCACGCCGGTGGCCAACCAGCTGCTGGCCAAGCTGGGCCAGCTGTCGCCAACCGTGATCCCCAACGGCATCGATGAGCAGCGCTTTGCCCCGGGCGCCGCCGCCCTCGCCCGTCAGGAGATGGGATTGCCGCAAGGGGTCAAACTGATTGGCTGCGCCGCCCGCCTTGAGTCGGTCAAGGGTCACACCTTGCTACTGGAGGCGATCCGCGCCCTGCCGCAGGAGGTGCATCTTGCGTTGGCAGGGGTCGGCAGTTTGCAAAATGCGTTGCAACAACAGTGTCAGCAGCTGGGGATCGCCCATCGGGTCCATTTTCTGGGGCTGGTCGAAAACATGCCGCGCTTCTATCAGGGGCTGGATCTCTTCTGCCTCCCCTCACTGGCTGAGGGGATGCCGCTTTGCGTGCTGGAAGCACAGGCGTGCGGGGTGCCGGTGGTGATGAGCGACGTGGGGGCGGCAAGAGAGATCGTCTGTCAGGCCAGCGGCCATATCCTGTCGGAGCGGGATCCCGGCCGCCTTGCCCAGCTTCTGGCACAAGGGTTGCTGCAGTGCCATAGCCTGCGTGCCGTCACCCGTGAGTTTGTGTGCCAGCAAAGCAGCTTGAGCCGGATGGCTCAGGCCTATCAGCAGCTTTACAGCCGCTGA
- a CDS encoding DUF1194 domain-containing protein, which yields MKLKPLAGLLGMLLVTSPAYALTEVDTELQLLMDVSGSVSSSEFNLQLQGYVDAFYSQDVQSAILDTSGGKLGSIAVQMIMWSSSNQQSVMTDWFHLYDMTSINNFAATLDALVRPYAGMTAPGSAMAFGAQQFDTNNYTAARQVMDVSGDGIQNNGLDTSTVRDQLLASGIDTINGITIGQDYADGVLQEWYVENVAGGQDAFVINATTFADFGNALELKLAAEIEGGIIPEGALAAPIEEIPLAAQLLLGMPLLLAWRYQRRNQGRLQPANGQLAPAIG from the coding sequence ATGAAACTCAAACCGTTGGCAGGGCTGCTGGGGATGTTGTTGGTAACCTCCCCCGCATACGCCTTGACCGAAGTCGATACCGAACTGCAACTGCTGATGGATGTGTCGGGCAGCGTCAGTTCATCGGAATTCAATCTGCAATTACAGGGCTATGTGGACGCCTTTTACAGTCAGGATGTACAAAGCGCCATCCTCGACACCAGCGGCGGCAAACTCGGGTCCATCGCCGTACAGATGATCATGTGGAGCAGCAGCAACCAGCAGAGCGTGATGACTGACTGGTTCCACCTCTACGACATGACCTCCATCAACAACTTCGCCGCCACCCTGGATGCCCTGGTCCGCCCCTATGCGGGGATGACGGCCCCCGGTTCGGCCATGGCCTTTGGTGCCCAGCAGTTTGATACCAACAACTACACCGCCGCCCGCCAGGTGATGGATGTGTCAGGTGACGGTATCCAGAACAACGGGCTGGATACCTCCACCGTACGGGATCAACTGCTCGCCTCCGGCATCGATACTATCAACGGCATCACCATAGGTCAGGACTATGCCGATGGGGTGTTGCAAGAGTGGTATGTGGAGAACGTGGCGGGCGGTCAGGATGCATTTGTCATCAACGCCACCACCTTCGCCGACTTTGGCAATGCGCTGGAGCTCAAACTGGCGGCCGAAATTGAGGGGGGCATTATTCCGGAAGGGGCACTGGCCGCCCCCATCGAGGAGATCCCGCTGGCCGCCCAGCTGCTGCTCGGTATGCCGCTACTGCTGGCCTGGCGCTATCAGCGCCGTAATCAGGGACGCCTGCAGCCCGCCAACGGGCAACTGGCACCCGCCATCGGCTGA
- a CDS encoding GNVR domain-containing protein — MPVQFYYNLYIILFAAWRRRYLLVIPVLVMPLVGVTVGLLTPKEYESRTTFMVPQDANQTPTLKDLITQESLKDRFAVLEALLRSRYVLDGVARDRGLVNDETPPAQRDAIMDWLSSAVSLRLIGDEVIEIKVKADSAANSAGLLEAISRRFFFNLLSKGRQSAESSERFLQSQLDSRRSELQAAEQLLADFKREHASALPQQQSTNVARLYGLQERYAESLITLQQAKARVDQLSLGQESQLARQLDEKLQLMRTELVLLRARYSDEHSKVQSLRYQIDQLQQEFEQLKSQPDMARGPEWQLAQTQLTEAEQNTAGLKSQLDGLDKVVDSQGDTERQLAELERDLAVKRTLYQDLLLRYEKAKVTGDLGNFEQGERIKVIDKPFAPSKPSNYPLWLFLLAGIVGGLGLGCGLALVAELADASLRRSDQLAALVKAPVLSRIPYCEPVPDYPSNSDHALDGQVLPLSPEPS; from the coding sequence ATGCCTGTCCAGTTCTATTACAACCTCTACATCATTCTCTTTGCCGCCTGGCGCCGTCGCTATCTGCTGGTGATCCCGGTACTGGTGATGCCGCTGGTGGGCGTGACGGTCGGCCTGCTCACCCCCAAGGAGTATGAGAGCCGCACCACCTTTATGGTGCCGCAAGATGCCAACCAGACCCCGACCCTCAAGGATCTGATCACTCAGGAGAGTCTCAAGGATCGCTTTGCGGTGCTCGAAGCCCTGCTGCGCAGCCGTTATGTACTGGATGGGGTAGCGCGGGATCGCGGTCTGGTCAATGACGAGACCCCGCCAGCCCAGCGCGATGCCATCATGGACTGGCTCTCGAGTGCCGTCTCGCTGCGGTTGATTGGCGATGAGGTGATCGAGATAAAGGTCAAAGCGGATTCGGCGGCCAACAGCGCCGGTTTGCTCGAAGCCATTTCACGGCGCTTTTTCTTCAACCTGCTCAGCAAGGGGCGCCAGTCGGCGGAATCGTCCGAACGTTTCCTGCAAAGCCAGCTCGACAGCCGCCGCAGCGAACTGCAAGCGGCCGAGCAGCTGCTAGCCGACTTCAAACGGGAGCATGCCAGCGCCTTGCCCCAGCAGCAGAGTACCAACGTCGCCCGTCTCTATGGTTTGCAGGAGCGCTATGCCGAGAGCCTGATCACCCTGCAGCAGGCCAAGGCCCGGGTCGATCAGCTATCGCTGGGGCAGGAGAGCCAGCTGGCCCGCCAACTGGATGAGAAGCTGCAGCTGATGCGCACCGAGCTGGTGTTGCTGCGGGCCCGCTACAGCGACGAGCACAGCAAGGTGCAGAGTCTGCGCTATCAGATTGACCAGTTGCAGCAGGAGTTCGAGCAGCTCAAATCCCAGCCGGATATGGCCCGTGGGCCCGAGTGGCAGCTGGCCCAGACGCAGCTGACGGAGGCGGAGCAAAACACCGCCGGCCTGAAGAGTCAGCTGGATGGGCTGGACAAGGTGGTCGACTCCCAGGGCGATACCGAACGCCAACTCGCCGAGCTGGAGCGGGATCTGGCGGTCAAACGCACCCTCTATCAGGATTTGCTGCTGCGCTATGAGAAGGCCAAGGTGACCGGCGATCTGGGCAACTTCGAGCAGGGGGAGCGGATCAAGGTGATCGACAAACCCTTTGCCCCCAGCAAGCCGAGCAACTACCCGCTCTGGCTGTTTTTGCTGGCGGGCATTGTTGGCGGGTTGGGGCTGGGCTGCGGTCTGGCGCTGGTGGCCGAACTGGCGGATGCCAGCCTGCGCCGCTCCGATCAGCTGGCCGCCCTGGTCAAGGCGCCGGTGCTAAGCCGCATTCCCTACTGCGAGCCGGTGCCGGACTATCCATCCAATAGTGATCATGCGCTGGATGGGCAGGTGTTGCCCTTGTCACCAGAACCGAGTTGA